The Brachybacterium huguangmaarense genome contains a region encoding:
- the thiD gene encoding bifunctional hydroxymethylpyrimidine kinase/phosphomethylpyrimidine kinase, which translates to MRPPTALSIAGTDPSGGAGIQADLKTFTALGVYGTSAITALVAQNTQGVQEVRDVDAAFVRTQVDSVIDDIVIDATKIGMLGTAAVVEAVADIVGARGADLGTIVLDPVMVASSGDPLLSAEGAQALRERLLPLAHVLTPNLPEAAHLLGEAVAADVEEMRAQALRLHALGVPVVILKGGHLGGDEVVDVVVHPGGTDLLRGRRVPTRNTHGTGCTLSSAIAAQYARIAEFSRAGELGEIGDRGAQDDDLTVIASAREFLASALDNAVDWELSRHPETGHGPVNHLITLAED; encoded by the coding sequence ATGCGACCGCCCACAGCCCTCTCGATCGCCGGCACCGACCCCAGCGGCGGCGCCGGCATCCAGGCCGACCTCAAGACCTTCACGGCGCTCGGGGTGTACGGCACGAGCGCAATCACCGCGCTCGTCGCCCAGAACACCCAGGGCGTGCAGGAGGTGCGCGACGTCGACGCCGCCTTCGTCCGCACCCAGGTGGACAGCGTCATCGACGACATCGTCATCGACGCGACCAAGATCGGGATGCTCGGCACCGCTGCCGTCGTGGAGGCGGTCGCCGACATCGTCGGCGCCCGCGGCGCCGACCTCGGCACGATCGTGCTCGATCCCGTGATGGTCGCGAGCAGCGGCGACCCGCTGCTGTCCGCGGAGGGGGCCCAGGCGCTGCGCGAACGACTGCTCCCGCTCGCCCACGTGCTCACCCCGAACCTGCCCGAGGCGGCGCATCTGCTCGGCGAGGCCGTCGCCGCCGACGTCGAGGAGATGCGTGCCCAGGCGCTGCGGCTGCATGCCCTCGGCGTGCCCGTCGTGATCCTCAAGGGGGGCCACCTCGGCGGCGACGAGGTGGTCGACGTCGTCGTGCACCCCGGCGGCACCGACCTGCTGCGCGGCCGCCGCGTGCCCACCCGCAACACTCACGGGACCGGCTGCACCCTGTCCTCCGCGATCGCGGCGCAGTACGCGCGCATCGCCGAGTTCTCGCGCGCGGGCGAGCTCGGGGAGATCGGCGACCGCGGCGCCCAGGACGACGACCTCACCGTCATCGCCTCGGCCCGTGAGTTCCTCGCGAGCGCGCTCGACAACGCCGTGGACTGGGAGCTCTCGCGCCACCCCGAGACCGGCCACGGGCCCGTCAACCACCTCATCACGCTCGCCGAGGACTGA
- a CDS encoding DUF3349 domain-containing protein, translating into MNNPLSSVLGWLHEGYPDGVPPKDFYPLLALLARTLSDEEVDEIVSTLLNENHGSEIRERAVHEAIEQVKQAPPNQADVRDVAARLAAAGWPLGDPETAPARLGERSPARAGAYGRSEAPAEPEAATPSAEVVDDGRPGVVQRMIEWLDFGYPNGIPSTDRVPILALLRRRLTDDEVDQIARALADEATGETVATSAAEAMIANVTQEEPTQHELDRVASRLAAKGWPLES; encoded by the coding sequence ATGAACAACCCCCTCAGCTCGGTCCTCGGATGGCTGCACGAGGGCTACCCGGACGGCGTGCCGCCCAAGGACTTCTACCCCCTCCTGGCCCTGCTCGCGCGCACCCTGAGCGATGAGGAGGTCGACGAGATCGTCTCGACCCTCCTGAACGAGAACCACGGCAGCGAGATCCGCGAGCGGGCCGTGCACGAGGCGATCGAGCAGGTCAAGCAGGCTCCGCCCAATCAGGCCGACGTGCGCGACGTCGCAGCTCGGCTCGCCGCGGCGGGCTGGCCGCTCGGCGACCCGGAGACCGCGCCGGCACGCCTGGGCGAGCGCAGCCCCGCGCGCGCGGGCGCCTACGGTCGCTCCGAGGCCCCCGCCGAGCCGGAGGCCGCGACCCCGTCCGCCGAGGTCGTCGACGACGGGCGCCCGGGCGTGGTCCAGCGCATGATCGAATGGCTCGACTTCGGCTACCCCAACGGCATCCCCTCGACCGACCGGGTGCCGATCCTCGCGCTCCTGCGACGCCGGCTCACCGACGACGAGGTGGACCAGATCGCCCGGGCCCTCGCCGACGAGGCGACGGGCGAGACCGTGGCGACCTCGGCGGCCGAGGCGATGATCGCGAACGTCACGCAGGAGGAGCCCACGCAGCACGAGCTCGACCGGGTGGCCTCACGCCTCGCCGCGAAGGGCTGGCCGCTCGAGTCCTGA
- a CDS encoding thiamine phosphate synthase, whose protein sequence is MRGALELARRTDWTVYHVTDTALSGGPDRVPAIAAAAVRGGAGAIQVRDKRAGEIEIARLVRACRAAIADAVGTEAAGRVRLFVNDRVDVAVGEGCHLHIGQDDADPVEARRALGDDLLLGLSVSTPAQAAAAVTAGLADVLGIGPVRATDTKPDAAAPLSVAGVAACVRALEAAAARPAAVAIGGIDVELAHALGPTGIDGICVVSAIAVAPSPADAARTLGEALRSGRDSRPDDHLPEPSDPTAPTR, encoded by the coding sequence GTGCGCGGGGCCCTCGAGCTGGCCCGTCGCACCGACTGGACCGTCTACCACGTGACCGACACCGCCCTCTCGGGCGGCCCCGACCGGGTGCCCGCGATCGCGGCCGCGGCCGTGCGGGGCGGCGCCGGCGCGATCCAGGTGCGGGACAAGCGCGCGGGTGAGATCGAGATCGCGCGCCTCGTCCGCGCCTGCCGCGCCGCGATCGCGGACGCGGTCGGGACCGAGGCCGCGGGCAGGGTCCGGCTGTTCGTCAACGACCGGGTCGACGTCGCCGTCGGCGAGGGCTGCCACCTCCACATCGGGCAGGACGACGCCGACCCCGTCGAGGCCCGCCGCGCGCTCGGCGACGACCTCCTGCTCGGGCTCTCGGTCTCGACGCCCGCGCAGGCGGCCGCGGCCGTGACCGCCGGTCTCGCCGACGTGCTCGGCATCGGCCCGGTCCGCGCCACCGACACCAAGCCCGATGCGGCCGCCCCGCTCAGCGTGGCCGGCGTCGCCGCGTGCGTGCGAGCCCTCGAGGCGGCCGCGGCGCGCCCGGCCGCCGTCGCCATCGGCGGCATCGACGTCGAGCTCGCGCACGCCCTCGGCCCCACCGGCATCGACGGGATCTGCGTCGTCTCCGCGATCGCCGTCGCCCCGTCCCCGGCCGATGCCGCCCGCACCCTGGGAGAGGCCCTGAGGTCCGGGCGCGACAGTCGCCCGGATGACCACCTCCCCGAGCCGTCGGACCCGACGGCCCCCACCCGCTGA
- a CDS encoding alpha/beta fold hydrolase, producing the protein MTSSARPGVRPPLADIADRAGQDDLLQIRNDLMTVYRRIDEDDDRLFPLRYARAGAIEQGRHGRRIEDAEAELPPILIIPDGPALASVLPYDVLRRMMTQRGLDVIMVEHRGVGLSRLDAEGRDLPRASMRLENVLGDLLAVLDHAQVDRAVVYGVGYGGYLAQLLAALHPQRVHSLVLDSPLTGPDDEVASQRRFRALYWDGADERTDSIARVVRRLVHEGVLDGRRAGPVLLAVHEYGGPDAVRDLVDLLAQGRGSLTWTSVREVLAQEWLRTTPYVQENDLVSRISRTELGLGSHADGGDLDPLQLTAQHPPDPEPFTGQPYDLPELSRGITAPTLVLSGSTDLVTPPALAEALAARIDGARLLRLPGLRHSILDAHPSVAIIAAWWSAAGCADLLADRGPELAALPRASLNRVVGEGLRLALRAERLSPWGLRLASARFRRLEADVDPQGRRARRSRAL; encoded by the coding sequence ATGACGAGCTCGGCGCGCCCGGGCGTCCGACCGCCCCTGGCCGACATCGCGGACCGGGCCGGACAGGACGACCTGCTGCAGATCCGCAACGACCTGATGACGGTCTACCGGCGGATCGACGAGGACGACGACCGGCTGTTCCCCCTGCGCTACGCCCGCGCCGGGGCCATCGAGCAGGGCAGGCACGGGCGGCGCATCGAGGACGCCGAGGCCGAGCTGCCGCCGATTCTCATCATCCCCGACGGGCCCGCCCTCGCCTCCGTGCTGCCCTACGACGTGCTGCGGCGCATGATGACCCAGCGCGGCCTCGACGTCATCATGGTCGAGCACCGCGGCGTGGGCCTCTCCCGCCTCGACGCGGAGGGGCGCGATCTGCCGCGCGCGTCGATGCGCCTCGAGAACGTGCTCGGCGACCTGCTCGCCGTGCTGGACCATGCCCAGGTCGATCGCGCCGTCGTCTACGGCGTCGGGTACGGCGGCTACCTCGCGCAGCTGCTCGCCGCGCTGCACCCGCAGCGCGTGCACTCCCTCGTGCTCGACTCGCCCCTGACCGGTCCCGACGACGAGGTCGCGAGCCAGCGGCGGTTCCGGGCCCTGTACTGGGACGGGGCCGACGAGCGGACCGACTCGATCGCGCGCGTCGTGCGCCGTCTCGTGCACGAGGGGGTGCTCGACGGCCGACGGGCGGGACCGGTGCTGCTCGCGGTCCACGAGTACGGCGGTCCCGACGCCGTGCGCGACCTCGTCGACCTGCTCGCCCAGGGCCGGGGCAGCCTCACCTGGACGTCCGTGCGGGAGGTGCTCGCGCAGGAGTGGCTGCGGACCACCCCGTACGTGCAGGAGAACGACCTGGTCTCCCGCATCTCGCGCACCGAGCTCGGCCTGGGCTCCCATGCCGACGGGGGAGACCTCGACCCCCTGCAGCTGACGGCCCAGCACCCACCGGACCCCGAACCCTTCACGGGCCAGCCCTACGATCTGCCCGAGCTCTCCCGGGGCATCACGGCGCCCACGCTCGTGCTGTCGGGATCCACCGACCTGGTCACGCCGCCCGCCCTCGCCGAGGCCCTCGCGGCGCGCATCGACGGCGCCCGTCTGCTGCGCCTGCCCGGGCTGCGGCACTCGATCCTCGACGCACACCCGTCGGTCGCCATCATCGCCGCCTGGTGGTCCGCGGCCGGCTGCGCCGACCTGCTGGCCGACCGCGGCCCCGAGCTCGCGGCCCTACCGCGGGCCTCGCTCAACCGCGTGGTGGGGGAGGGCCTGCGCCTCGCCCTGCGCGCCGAGCGGCTGTCGCCGTGGGGGCTGCGCCTCGCCTCGGCCCGCTTCCGCCGCCTCGAGGCGGACGTCGACCCGCAGGGGCGCCGCGCCCGCCGCTCGCGCGCCCTGTGA
- a CDS encoding glycoside hydrolase family 3 N-terminal domain-containing protein, with protein sequence MRRRTLLSALAAVPTAAAAASCSAGSSGTASSSASAAGSASDGGGATASASPTPDRLAELVSSFDARQLAGQLLWVGVRAGDSLPDAAFSEARAGGMFLLGTWESADAVRHVLDGARTAASEAEAGVGPLLAVDQEGGKIRMLRGDAARRTASAEDLGTQGVDAVRTAYGSIGEDLRTLGIGVDLAPVADVVDPEVGEDNAPIGALGRGFGTDPAEVAACVEAAVAALTGAGVQATLKHFPGLGRVTGNTDVSTSGITDRETDADSTSLEGFRSGIAAGAGIVMLSSARYPRLDAEAPAMFSRAIVTDLLRSDLGFSGLAVTDDIGAAAAVQDVPVGERATRFLEAGGDVVLTADPGLAKTLADAIVAWAQADEAHAERVRESVTRVLAVKDALGLLP encoded by the coding sequence ATGCGTCGTCGAACCCTGCTGTCCGCGCTGGCCGCCGTCCCGACCGCGGCGGCGGCCGCCTCGTGCTCCGCCGGCTCCTCCGGCACCGCCTCGTCGTCGGCGTCCGCTGCGGGCTCCGCCTCGGACGGCGGGGGCGCTACGGCGAGCGCGAGCCCGACGCCCGATCGCCTCGCCGAGCTGGTCTCGTCGTTCGACGCCCGACAGCTCGCCGGTCAGCTCCTGTGGGTCGGCGTGCGGGCGGGCGACTCCCTCCCCGACGCGGCGTTCTCCGAGGCCCGTGCGGGCGGCATGTTCCTGCTCGGCACGTGGGAGTCGGCCGACGCGGTGCGTCATGTGCTCGACGGGGCACGGACCGCGGCCTCCGAGGCGGAGGCGGGCGTCGGCCCGCTCCTGGCCGTCGACCAGGAAGGCGGCAAGATCCGGATGCTGCGCGGCGACGCGGCGCGCCGCACGGCCTCGGCCGAGGACCTCGGCACGCAGGGCGTCGACGCCGTGCGCACGGCGTACGGGTCGATCGGCGAGGATCTCAGGACCCTCGGGATCGGGGTCGACCTGGCCCCCGTGGCCGACGTGGTGGACCCCGAGGTGGGCGAGGACAACGCTCCCATCGGTGCGCTCGGCCGCGGCTTCGGCACCGATCCCGCCGAGGTCGCCGCGTGCGTCGAGGCCGCCGTGGCCGCCCTGACGGGCGCCGGGGTGCAGGCCACGCTCAAGCACTTCCCGGGCCTGGGCCGCGTCACCGGCAACACCGACGTCTCGACCTCCGGGATCACCGACCGCGAGACCGACGCCGACTCGACGTCGCTCGAGGGCTTCCGCAGCGGCATCGCCGCCGGAGCCGGGATCGTCATGCTCTCGAGCGCCCGCTACCCGCGTCTCGACGCCGAGGCGCCCGCGATGTTCTCGCGCGCCATCGTCACCGACCTGCTGCGCAGCGACCTCGGCTTCTCGGGGCTCGCGGTCACCGACGACATCGGGGCCGCGGCCGCGGTCCAGGACGTGCCGGTCGGCGAGCGCGCGACGCGCTTCCTCGAGGCGGGCGGTGACGTCGTGCTGACGGCCGACCCCGGCCTCGCGAAAACGCTGGCCGACGCGATCGTGGCCTGGGCCCAGGCCGACGAGGCCCACGCCGAGCGGGTGCGCGAGTCGGTCACGCGGGTCCTCGCCGTCAAGGACGCGCTCGGCCTCCTGCCCTGA
- the thiM gene encoding hydroxyethylthiazole kinase: MNASSAASLLPSAGAPSSGAPWIACLGRVREAAPLVHCLTNTVVQQITANALLAAGASPAMVDHPEEAPLFAAAASGVLVNLGTVSPHQVEAMPRAARAAAESATPWVLDPVAVGGLPVRTRLAHTLTAIGPTAIRANASEVLALGGVGDGGRGPDSTATPDVALDAARALARDTGGVVAVSGERDLVVSAGRTTWITGGDPLLTRVTGTGCALGAITAAVLGACPAADPHDAVVAAHALVAAAGSRGAHGATGPGSFAVAWLDALGALAPDDVVAAVLVEES, encoded by the coding sequence ATGAACGCATCGTCCGCCGCCTCACTCCTGCCGTCCGCCGGCGCGCCGTCCTCCGGGGCGCCATGGATCGCCTGCCTGGGCCGCGTGCGCGAGGCCGCGCCGCTCGTCCACTGCCTCACCAACACCGTGGTCCAGCAGATCACGGCGAACGCCCTGCTCGCGGCGGGCGCCTCGCCGGCCATGGTCGACCATCCCGAGGAGGCGCCGCTGTTCGCGGCCGCCGCGAGCGGGGTGCTCGTCAACCTCGGCACCGTCTCGCCGCATCAGGTCGAGGCGATGCCGCGCGCCGCGCGCGCCGCGGCCGAGAGCGCGACGCCCTGGGTGCTCGACCCCGTCGCCGTGGGCGGCCTGCCCGTCCGCACCCGCCTTGCGCACACCCTGACCGCGATCGGCCCCACCGCGATCCGGGCGAACGCCTCGGAGGTGCTCGCCCTCGGCGGCGTCGGCGACGGCGGCCGCGGGCCCGACTCGACCGCCACGCCTGACGTCGCCCTCGACGCCGCCCGCGCCCTCGCCCGGGACACCGGTGGCGTGGTCGCCGTGTCGGGGGAGCGCGATCTCGTCGTCTCGGCGGGGCGCACCACCTGGATCACGGGCGGCGACCCTCTCCTGACGCGCGTGACGGGCACCGGCTGCGCGCTGGGCGCGATCACCGCCGCGGTGCTCGGCGCATGCCCGGCGGCGGACCCGCACGACGCCGTGGTCGCCGCGCACGCCCTCGTGGCCGCGGCCGGGTCCCGCGGCGCTCACGGCGCGACCGGGCCGGGCTCGTTCGCCGTGGCCTGGCTCGACGCCCTCGGCGCCCTCGCGCCCGACGACGTGGTCGCCGCGGTCCTCGTCGAGGAGTCCTGA
- a CDS encoding thiaminase II/PqqC family protein — protein MDDALDTIEPVGPVTRRLWDATAATRARIDELEFLRTLASGTLAPEAFVRYLQQDTLYLADYRRALAMLAARADDPAASGLWAASVAEAVAEEGVLHAALLADERLAPHVETEPEASLVTRAYASSLLAAAAYEPYPVGVAAVLPCYWVYAEVGTRLAAQAAGVGAHPYATWAAAYGDPAFVDVARRAVAELERVGAGCDAPLLARVERAFADATRFEELFWASAAAGESWSR, from the coding sequence ATGGACGACGCCCTCGACACGATCGAGCCCGTCGGCCCCGTGACCCGGCGGCTGTGGGACGCCACCGCCGCGACCCGCGCCCGCATCGACGAGCTGGAGTTCCTGCGCACCCTCGCGAGCGGCACCCTCGCCCCCGAGGCGTTCGTGCGCTACCTCCAGCAGGACACCCTGTACCTCGCCGACTACCGGCGCGCCCTCGCGATGCTCGCGGCACGTGCCGACGACCCGGCCGCGAGCGGGCTGTGGGCGGCGAGCGTCGCGGAGGCCGTCGCCGAGGAGGGCGTCCTGCACGCCGCCCTGCTCGCCGACGAGCGCCTCGCGCCCCACGTCGAGACCGAGCCCGAGGCCTCCCTCGTGACGCGTGCCTACGCCTCGTCCCTGCTCGCGGCCGCCGCCTACGAGCCCTACCCGGTGGGGGTGGCCGCGGTGCTGCCCTGCTACTGGGTGTACGCCGAGGTGGGGACGCGCCTGGCCGCACAGGCCGCGGGCGTCGGAGCCCATCCCTATGCGACGTGGGCCGCGGCGTACGGCGATCCCGCGTTCGTCGACGTCGCCCGCCGCGCCGTCGCCGAGCTCGAGCGGGTCGGCGCCGGATGCGACGCGCCGCTGCTGGCCCGCGTCGAGCGCGCCTTCGCCGACGCGACGCGGTTCGAGGAGCTGTTCTGGGCCTCGGCGGCTGCGGGAGAGAGCTGGTCGCGCTGA
- a CDS encoding DUF2079 domain-containing protein, with product MSSSENGSAAPAADAPASPREPTHRRRGARARLIAPVALAVLAVLLYGTLSTLQWRNLVTPSWDLGIFSELAKDYAHLQAPVVPIKGDGVNLLGDHFHPILVLLAPVWWIWPSGLALLWAQALLFGISAIPLTRLAMERLGSVLGTIAGAAYVFSFGLQAAQDVQFHEIAFAVPIMAFALTRFLRGRVLAACLWAAALVFVKEDLGLTVAVFGVLVAVRARGYRLEGIGLACWGAGWFVLSTFVLLPLLNTQGQYDYTGNLGSLWEVFVPGTKWITVLMLMLAAGVIGLRSGLIALMLPTLAWRFTGTVDFYWTWYWHYNAILMPIALAALLDVAPRLRRPTRMIAVGASAAVTLVLAGSMPLAALAKPSSWETTWRAAPAAGAIEAVPEGAVVAADIPLLAPLVPDHDVQWVHGPNARVPRCVVVDAYAFSWSPGPPADPAQWADEHYGQAAGTFVVTYDDGGFTVACRSPDSGG from the coding sequence GTGAGCTCCTCCGAGAACGGTTCCGCCGCTCCCGCCGCGGACGCCCCCGCGAGCCCGCGCGAGCCCACCCATCGTCGGCGCGGCGCCCGCGCGCGCCTGATCGCCCCCGTCGCCCTCGCCGTGCTCGCGGTCCTGCTGTACGGGACCCTGTCGACCCTGCAGTGGCGCAACCTCGTCACGCCCAGCTGGGACCTCGGCATCTTCTCCGAGCTCGCCAAGGACTACGCCCACCTCCAGGCGCCCGTCGTGCCCATCAAGGGCGACGGCGTCAACCTGCTCGGCGATCACTTCCATCCGATCCTCGTGCTGCTCGCCCCCGTGTGGTGGATATGGCCCTCGGGTCTCGCGCTGCTGTGGGCCCAGGCGCTCCTGTTCGGCATCTCTGCGATCCCGCTCACGCGCCTCGCGATGGAGCGCCTGGGCTCCGTGCTCGGCACGATCGCCGGGGCCGCCTACGTGTTCTCCTTCGGCCTGCAGGCCGCGCAGGACGTCCAGTTCCACGAGATCGCGTTCGCGGTGCCGATCATGGCGTTCGCCCTGACCCGGTTCCTGCGCGGCCGGGTCCTCGCGGCCTGCCTGTGGGCGGCGGCGCTCGTGTTCGTCAAGGAGGACCTGGGCCTCACGGTCGCCGTGTTCGGCGTGCTCGTGGCCGTGCGCGCCCGCGGCTACCGGCTCGAGGGGATCGGGCTGGCCTGCTGGGGGGCCGGCTGGTTCGTGCTGTCCACGTTCGTCCTGCTGCCGCTGCTCAACACCCAGGGGCAGTACGACTACACCGGCAACCTCGGCTCGCTGTGGGAGGTGTTCGTCCCGGGCACCAAGTGGATCACGGTGCTCATGCTGATGCTCGCGGCCGGGGTGATCGGCCTGCGCTCGGGGCTCATCGCGCTCATGCTGCCCACCCTCGCCTGGCGCTTCACCGGCACGGTGGACTTCTACTGGACCTGGTACTGGCACTACAACGCGATCCTGATGCCGATCGCGCTCGCCGCGCTGCTCGACGTCGCCCCGCGTCTCCGCCGTCCCACCCGCATGATCGCGGTCGGCGCGAGCGCGGCGGTCACGCTCGTGCTCGCGGGCTCGATGCCGCTCGCGGCCCTCGCCAAGCCCTCCTCGTGGGAGACGACGTGGCGGGCGGCACCGGCGGCCGGGGCGATCGAGGCCGTGCCCGAGGGAGCGGTCGTCGCCGCCGACATCCCCCTGCTCGCGCCGCTCGTCCCCGACCACGACGTGCAGTGGGTCCACGGCCCCAACGCGCGCGTGCCCCGGTGCGTCGTGGTGGACGCGTACGCCTTCTCGTGGAGCCCGGGGCCACCCGCCGACCCGGCGCAGTGGGCCGACGAGCACTACGGCCAGGCGGCCGGCACCTTCGTCGTCACGTACGACGACGGCGGGTTCACGGTCGCGTGCCGCTCCCCCGACAGCGGGGGCTGA
- a CDS encoding prolyl oligopeptidase family serine peptidase produces the protein MTEHNAPVPPAGLPAPDGSSDPWQWLEDVTGEDALAWVRERNARAEAEIDADGLSATLRDEILAILDATDRIPAVVKRGEHLYNVWTDAEHERGLWRRTTVESYRTDDPVWEVLLDVDALNETEGEDWVWHGAQLLRPAEGEPYRRALVNLSHGGSDADVTREFDLEAKDFVPASEHAFERPEAKGSMSWIDEDTVWVSTDFGDGTLTTSGYARQVRRWRRGQALADAELVFEADGTDMLAAAHHDSTPGWERDWIIRMRAFYDSEEILARPRTGTPAEGEAGEHADALELVPLDVPRDLETTAHRDLVYFLPRSDWAVEDAVYPAGSLVVGDLEEYLRGERRLTVLFEPTASTSLAGLTVTRNVLVLTILEDVVHRLEAHHRDADGQWVREDLYPDLPGSLAVAAVDADESDEVWVTSTGFLEPTALRLGDLAGIVRGEGAGELETIKTAPARFAAERLEVTQHFATSDDGTRIPYFQIGPVDARPAEQSPTLLYGYGGFEISQTPSYLGAVGKAWLERGGTYVVANIRGGGEYGPAWHQAALTENRHRAYEDFSSVARDLVERGVTTPQRLAVRGGSNGGLLTGNMVTQYPELFGAVIVQVPLLDMKRYSHLLAGASWMAEYGDPDTDDWDFIRTFSPYHLLREGVDYPPTFVLTSTRDDRVHPGHARKFTAAMESLGADVRSWENIEGGHGGAASNEQAARMNALIYAFLWHTVGSGVR, from the coding sequence ATGACCGAGCACAACGCCCCCGTCCCGCCCGCCGGGCTCCCCGCTCCCGACGGCTCGAGCGACCCCTGGCAGTGGCTCGAGGACGTCACGGGTGAGGACGCCCTGGCATGGGTGCGCGAGCGCAACGCCCGGGCCGAGGCCGAGATCGACGCCGACGGGCTCTCGGCGACCCTGCGCGACGAGATCCTCGCGATCCTCGACGCGACCGACCGGATCCCCGCCGTCGTCAAGCGCGGCGAGCACCTCTACAACGTCTGGACCGACGCCGAGCACGAGCGCGGTCTGTGGCGGCGGACCACCGTCGAGTCCTACCGCACCGACGACCCCGTCTGGGAGGTGCTGCTCGACGTCGACGCCCTCAACGAGACCGAGGGCGAGGACTGGGTGTGGCACGGCGCCCAGCTCCTGCGCCCCGCCGAGGGCGAGCCCTACCGCCGGGCCCTCGTGAACCTCTCCCACGGCGGCTCCGACGCCGACGTCACGCGCGAGTTCGACCTCGAGGCCAAGGACTTCGTGCCCGCCTCCGAGCACGCGTTCGAGCGGCCCGAGGCCAAGGGCTCGATGTCCTGGATCGACGAGGACACCGTGTGGGTGTCGACCGACTTCGGCGACGGCACGCTGACCACCTCCGGGTATGCGCGCCAGGTGCGCCGCTGGCGCCGCGGCCAGGCGCTCGCCGACGCCGAGCTCGTCTTCGAGGCCGACGGGACCGACATGCTCGCCGCCGCCCACCACGACTCCACCCCCGGCTGGGAGCGCGACTGGATCATCCGGATGCGCGCCTTCTACGACTCCGAGGAGATTCTCGCCCGTCCCCGCACGGGGACCCCGGCCGAGGGCGAGGCCGGCGAGCACGCCGACGCCCTCGAGCTCGTGCCGCTCGACGTCCCGCGGGACCTCGAGACGACCGCCCACCGCGACCTCGTGTACTTCCTGCCGCGCAGCGACTGGGCAGTCGAGGACGCCGTCTACCCGGCCGGCTCGCTCGTCGTCGGCGACCTCGAGGAGTACCTGCGGGGCGAGCGTCGCCTGACCGTGCTGTTCGAGCCGACCGCCTCGACCTCGCTCGCAGGTCTCACCGTCACCCGCAACGTCCTCGTGCTCACGATCCTCGAGGACGTCGTGCACCGGCTCGAGGCCCACCACCGCGACGCCGACGGCCAGTGGGTCCGCGAGGACCTCTACCCGGACCTGCCGGGCTCCCTCGCCGTCGCGGCGGTCGACGCCGACGAGTCCGACGAGGTGTGGGTGACGTCGACCGGCTTCCTCGAGCCGACCGCGCTGCGCCTGGGCGACCTCGCGGGCATCGTCCGCGGGGAGGGCGCCGGGGAGCTCGAGACGATCAAGACCGCGCCGGCGCGCTTCGCCGCCGAGAGGCTCGAGGTCACCCAGCACTTCGCGACGAGCGACGACGGCACCCGCATCCCGTACTTCCAGATCGGTCCGGTCGACGCGCGCCCGGCCGAGCAGTCGCCCACCCTGCTGTACGGCTACGGCGGCTTCGAGATCTCCCAGACCCCCTCCTACCTCGGCGCGGTCGGCAAGGCGTGGCTCGAACGCGGCGGCACGTACGTCGTCGCCAACATCCGCGGCGGCGGGGAGTACGGGCCCGCGTGGCACCAGGCGGCCCTGACCGAGAACCGGCACCGCGCGTACGAGGACTTCTCCTCGGTGGCCCGGGACCTCGTCGAGCGCGGCGTCACGACGCCGCAGCGTCTCGCCGTGCGCGGCGGCTCGAACGGCGGCCTGCTCACCGGCAACATGGTCACGCAGTACCCGGAGCTGTTCGGCGCCGTGATCGTGCAGGTCCCCCTGCTCGACATGAAGCGCTACTCGCACCTGCTGGCGGGGGCCAGCTGGATGGCCGAGTACGGCGACCCCGACACCGACGACTGGGACTTCATCCGCACCTTCAGCCCGTACCACCTGTTGCGCGAGGGCGTGGACTACCCGCCGACGTTCGTGCTCACCTCGACCCGCGACGACCGCGTCCACCCCGGCCACGCCCGCAAGTTCACCGCTGCGATGGAGTCCCTCGGTGCGGACGTGCGGTCATGGGAGAACATCGAGGGCGGCCACGGCGGCGCCGCGAGCAATGAGCAGGCCGCTCGCATGAACGCGCTCATCTACGCCTTCCTGTGGCACACCGTGGGGAGCGGCGTGCGATGA